From the genome of Stigmatella aurantiaca, one region includes:
- a CDS encoding MlaD family protein, producing the protein MSLFTSTDRERRFAWRAGIFVTVGLVLAGVVVLFIGKETRLFEDQVQFHSYFSNVEGLSEESPVWLGGLEVGRVTGIAFAPGANAKNHRIQVSLQVSKKFADRVRADSVVRLSSLGVLGEKAVDITLGNPEQPVMAANSELPTVPSGDLNTLMRAAGQIMDDSMAISRSLRVAVEAYADPQLAKDVAGTVHSLRNLLQEVEQGDGVLHALIYDKEAGKQVRAMVANASQTAQRVDKAVGHVEALLGEVRHGQGMAHALIYDKQGAQALNELGAAAGQLAGLIEDAKNSPNGAVHQLVYGDARGMFADLGSAAADLKKITSTVANGEGTVGGLIADPTIYEDLRTVLGNVKRNRVLRALVRFTVNNREELDQVGQVKKVSQEPSQTGIGGSGPTPPAK; encoded by the coding sequence ATGAGTCTGTTTACATCGACGGATCGGGAGCGGCGGTTTGCCTGGCGGGCGGGCATCTTTGTCACCGTGGGGCTGGTGCTGGCCGGGGTGGTGGTCCTCTTCATCGGCAAGGAAACGCGGCTCTTCGAAGATCAGGTGCAGTTCCACTCATACTTCTCGAACGTGGAAGGGTTGAGTGAGGAGTCTCCGGTGTGGCTCGGCGGGCTCGAGGTGGGCCGCGTGACGGGCATCGCCTTCGCGCCGGGCGCGAACGCGAAGAACCACCGCATCCAGGTGAGCCTCCAGGTCTCCAAGAAGTTCGCGGACCGCGTGCGCGCGGACTCCGTGGTGCGCCTGTCGAGCCTGGGCGTGCTCGGCGAGAAGGCGGTGGACATCACCCTGGGCAACCCCGAGCAGCCCGTCATGGCCGCCAACAGCGAGCTGCCCACGGTGCCCAGCGGGGACCTGAACACGCTGATGCGCGCCGCGGGGCAGATCATGGATGACTCCATGGCCATCAGCCGCTCGCTGCGCGTGGCGGTGGAGGCGTACGCCGACCCGCAGCTCGCCAAGGACGTGGCGGGCACGGTGCACAGCCTGCGCAACCTCTTGCAGGAGGTGGAGCAGGGCGACGGCGTGCTCCACGCGCTCATCTACGACAAGGAGGCCGGCAAGCAGGTGCGCGCCATGGTGGCCAACGCCTCGCAGACGGCGCAGCGGGTGGACAAGGCCGTGGGCCACGTGGAGGCCCTGCTGGGCGAGGTCCGCCACGGCCAGGGCATGGCGCACGCGCTCATCTACGACAAGCAGGGCGCGCAGGCGCTCAACGAGCTGGGCGCGGCGGCGGGCCAGCTCGCGGGCCTCATCGAGGATGCGAAGAACAGCCCGAACGGCGCGGTGCACCAGCTGGTGTACGGCGATGCGCGCGGCATGTTCGCGGACCTGGGCAGCGCCGCGGCGGACCTGAAGAAGATCACCTCCACGGTGGCCAACGGCGAGGGCACGGTGGGCGGGCTCATCGCCGACCCCACCATCTACGAGGACCTGCGCACGGTGCTGGGCAACGTGAAGCGCAACCGGGTGCTGCGCGCGCTGGTGCGCTTCACGGTGAACAACCGCGAGGAGCTGGACCAGGTGGGCCAGGTGAAGAAGGTCTCCCAGGAGCCGTCCCAGACGGGCATCGGCGGCTCGGGCCCCACGCCCCCCGCGAAATAA
- a CDS encoding PLP-dependent aminotransferase family protein, giving the protein MKAATPKAKLYEQVAERLNGAITAGTLRPGERLPSVRELSTRERVSVSTVLQAYLQLESLGIIETRPQSGHYVRRRERLLPAEPQVSRPANTAYTVSVSALLGRMYRAVNDARVVPLGAASLAPELLPVQRLNRELALLSREEGEAAVNYDMPPGCPELRRQLARRALEWGGALGPDAFITTCGASEAVHLSLMAVAKTGDTIAIESPAYYGALQSIESLGLRALEIPSHPRYGLELEALQAALDKRRVAAVLIVPTFSNPLGSCMPEEHRQRLVAMLAERDVPLIEDDLYGDLYFGPARPRPCKAFDTEGRVLMCGSFSKTLAPGYRVGWVAPGRYHERVELLKFAQTVATPSLPQLAIARFLQNDGYDRHLRGLRRRLAAQMEQMREAIAEHFPEGTCVTRPTGGSLLWVEMPRTVDALTLHARALEAGISVAPGPIFSAQPQRYSHFIRLNCGNPWSPRIEAAVATLGCLARSLA; this is encoded by the coding sequence ATGAAGGCAGCCACACCCAAGGCGAAGCTGTACGAACAGGTGGCCGAGCGGCTCAACGGCGCCATCACCGCGGGCACGCTCCGCCCCGGAGAGCGCCTGCCCTCCGTGCGGGAGCTCAGCACCCGGGAGCGGGTGAGCGTCTCCACCGTGCTCCAGGCCTACCTCCAGCTGGAGTCCCTGGGCATCATCGAGACGCGGCCCCAGTCGGGCCACTACGTGCGGCGCCGCGAGCGCTTGCTGCCCGCCGAGCCCCAGGTGTCCCGCCCCGCCAACACCGCGTACACGGTGAGCGTGAGCGCGCTGCTGGGCCGCATGTACCGGGCCGTGAACGACGCCCGCGTGGTGCCGTTGGGAGCAGCCTCCCTGGCGCCCGAGCTGCTGCCCGTGCAGCGCCTCAACCGCGAGCTGGCCCTGCTCTCACGCGAGGAGGGCGAGGCCGCGGTGAACTACGACATGCCCCCGGGCTGCCCGGAGCTGCGCCGGCAGCTCGCCCGCCGTGCCCTGGAGTGGGGCGGCGCGCTGGGGCCCGACGCCTTCATCACCACCTGTGGGGCCTCCGAGGCCGTTCACCTGAGCCTGATGGCCGTGGCGAAGACCGGAGACACCATCGCCATCGAGTCGCCGGCCTACTACGGCGCGCTCCAGTCCATCGAATCGCTGGGGCTCCGGGCGCTGGAGATTCCCAGCCACCCCCGCTACGGGCTGGAGCTGGAGGCGCTGCAGGCCGCGCTCGACAAGCGCCGGGTGGCCGCGGTGTTGATCGTGCCCACCTTCAGCAACCCGCTGGGCAGCTGCATGCCCGAGGAGCACCGCCAGCGGCTCGTCGCGATGCTCGCGGAGCGGGACGTGCCCCTCATCGAGGATGACCTCTACGGGGACCTCTACTTCGGCCCGGCCCGGCCCCGCCCCTGCAAGGCCTTCGACACCGAGGGGCGCGTGCTGATGTGCGGCTCCTTCTCGAAGACGCTGGCGCCGGGCTACCGCGTGGGCTGGGTGGCGCCGGGCCGGTACCACGAGCGCGTGGAGCTGCTCAAGTTCGCCCAGACGGTGGCCACGCCCTCGCTGCCCCAGCTCGCCATCGCACGCTTCCTCCAGAACGACGGCTATGACCGGCACCTGCGCGGGCTGCGGCGGCGGCTCGCCGCGCAGATGGAGCAAATGCGCGAGGCCATCGCCGAGCACTTCCCCGAGGGCACCTGCGTTACCCGGCCCACGGGCGGCTCGCTGCTCTGGGTGGAGATGCCGCGCACGGTGGACGCGCTCACCCTGCACGCCCGGGCCCTGGAGGCGGGCATCAGCGTCGCGCCAGGCCCCATCTTCTCCGCCCAGCCGCAGCGCTACTCCCACTTCATCCGCTTGAACTGCGGCAACCCGTGGTCCCCGCGCATCGAGGCCGCGGTGGCCACGCTGGGATGCCTCGCGCGCAGCCTCGCGTGA
- a CDS encoding DUF2917 domain-containing protein: MDVLPGFSKLFAALTKRMSQRCLDSLATVTLSLGELWSHRMHAPGASLRCHEGCVWLTREGDLSDHVLRAGEALRMEGPGLVVVQALGTARFSVSR, encoded by the coding sequence ATGGATGTGCTCCCTGGATTCTCGAAGCTGTTCGCGGCGCTGACGAAGCGGATGTCCCAGCGGTGTCTCGACTCGCTCGCCACGGTGACGCTGTCCCTGGGCGAGCTGTGGAGCCACCGCATGCATGCCCCGGGCGCGTCGCTGCGCTGCCACGAGGGCTGCGTGTGGCTCACCCGCGAGGGCGACTTGAGCGATCACGTCCTCCGGGCCGGCGAGGCCCTGCGCATGGAGGGCCCCGGGCTGGTGGTGGTGCAGGCCCTGGGCACCGCGCGCTTCAGCGTGTCGCGTTAG
- a CDS encoding cyclase family protein encodes MKTWMMGSLLVLSTAGCMGRATHPAAEASETGLVLKPGARWVDLTHPFDEKTLYWPASPSGFVLKTELYQEEAAGFFFHTNAFQMAEHTGTHLDAPRHFAKGHASAAQVPLERLIAPAVAVDLPVDAEKDRDATLQPRHLEAFEAAHGRIAPGTIVLVRTGWSRYWPDRKQYFGDDTPGDASRLHFPGISAEAAQWLVERQVAAVGIDTASLDAGPSQDFRTHQILMKADIPGFENVAHLEQLPPRGAFVVALPMKIGEGTGGPLRIIALLPPR; translated from the coding sequence ATGAAGACATGGATGATGGGCAGTCTGCTCGTGCTTTCCACCGCAGGCTGTATGGGGAGGGCCACCCACCCCGCCGCGGAGGCCTCGGAGACGGGGCTCGTCCTGAAGCCGGGCGCGCGCTGGGTGGACCTGACCCACCCGTTCGATGAGAAGACGCTGTACTGGCCCGCCTCGCCCTCGGGCTTCGTGCTGAAGACCGAGCTCTACCAGGAGGAGGCCGCGGGCTTCTTCTTCCACACCAACGCCTTCCAGATGGCCGAGCACACGGGCACCCACCTGGATGCGCCCCGCCACTTCGCGAAGGGCCACGCCAGCGCGGCGCAAGTCCCGCTCGAGCGGCTCATCGCGCCGGCCGTGGCCGTGGACCTGCCCGTGGACGCGGAGAAGGACCGGGACGCCACGCTCCAGCCCCGCCACCTGGAGGCGTTCGAGGCGGCGCATGGCCGCATCGCCCCCGGCACCATCGTCCTCGTGCGCACCGGCTGGTCCCGGTACTGGCCGGACCGCAAGCAGTACTTCGGGGACGACACGCCCGGAGATGCCTCGCGCCTGCACTTCCCGGGCATCTCGGCGGAGGCGGCCCAGTGGCTCGTGGAGCGCCAGGTGGCCGCCGTGGGCATCGACACGGCGAGCCTCGATGCCGGCCCCTCTCAGGACTTCCGCACCCACCAGATCCTCATGAAGGCGGACATCCCCGGCTTCGAGAACGTGGCCCACCTGGAGCAGCTCCCGCCCCGGGGGGCGTTCGTCGTGGCGCTGCCCATGAAGATTGGCGAGGGCACGGGCGGCCCCCTGCGCATCATCGCGCTGCTTCCGCCCCGCTGA